The Tenrec ecaudatus isolate mTenEca1 chromosome 6, mTenEca1.hap1, whole genome shotgun sequence genome has a window encoding:
- the LOC142451085 gene encoding small ribosomal subunit protein uS10-like: protein MAFKDTGKTPVEPEVAIHRIRITLTSCNVKSLEKVCADLIRGAKEKNLNVKGPVRMPTKTLRITTRKTPYGEGSKTWDRFQMRIHKRLIDLHSPSEIVKQITSISIEPGVEVEVTIADA, encoded by the coding sequence ATGGCATTTAAGGACACCGGAAAGACACCTGTGGAACCAGAGGTGGCCATTCACCGAATTAGAATTACTCTGACCAGCTGCAACGTGAAATCCTTGGAGAAAGTGTGTGCTGACTTGATCAGAGGGGCTAaggagaaaaacctgaacgtGAAGGGACCAGTTAGGATGCCCACCAAGACTCTGAGAATTACGACCAGGAAAACTCCCTATGGGGAAGGTTCTAAGACCTGGGATCGATTCCAGATGAGGATCCACAAGCGTCTCATTGACTTGCACAGTCCGTCTGAGATAGTGAAGCAGATCACTTCCATCAGTATTGAGCCTGGAGTAGAGGTTGAAGTCACCATTGCAGATGCTTAA